One genomic window of Lepeophtheirus salmonis chromosome 5, UVic_Lsal_1.4, whole genome shotgun sequence includes the following:
- the Grp170 gene encoding hypoxia up-regulated protein 1 produces MMMKNLMWICVSLFLASIPLSHSAAVMSVDLGSEWFKVAVVSPGVPMEIALNVESKRKTATTVSFRDGERAFGSEALQNCVKYPKTCYVYFIDLLAKSIDHPVVQNFKEKFPYYDLEEDPSTGGVRFKHAENEYYTPEELLSMILTHARSIAESYTGQKIKDAVYTVPVFFNEAERRSVLRASKMANLDCLQLISESMAVALNYGMFRRKEINSTAKNLILFDMGAQDTTVSVVAFQMMKTKERGFSETHPMAQILGVAYDRDLGGLDLQLKLRDLLGQKFNDLKKSKNDVRKNPRAMGKLFKEAGRVKNVLSANSKLYAQVENVMEDIDLKVPISREEFYELIPDFFYRSLRVFDDALKNAGGMKMEEISEVILVGAGTRVPKLQEVLAERVGFELSKNLNTDEAAAMGAVYKAADLSNGFKVKKFITKESVIFPIDVDFKRHFVDDDDKPQVKQVRRSLFGRSNNYPQKKIMTFNKFSDDFVFNVNLNDVAYLGEIEVSRIGGFNLTEVTVKGVKSALENNTGENIESKGVKAHFILNESGFITVSAIEAVFEQTISVEEQEAEEKNKLKESGAGGSKNDSDTEASDTWSKIGDTFSSLFGEKSKEEEKDEESSGDKKDDSIKEENGGSKKNGTKKEKVKEPKKPKIVIIKEPLEFEVVILNGAHPSEEAVNESIAKLRALDKKDDEKRERENAQNTLESFVIDMKDKLYQELYEKSSTEEEREKISNKLSEVSDWIDEEVGPYTETKLMQSKLTELHELTSSLFARVREHTERPEAFEVLRSMVNSSQFFLGKARNSAHWFKDNELDNFEKKISETLEWRDHIEKELSEQPMHEMPKTTVFMIAEKASELDREVKYLVNKAKIAKAAEEKEKLMKEAEELKIKADELKKKKKKKSKKTHENVAEPEEGSGDVDKSDDVKAETYQPDKETKTDEDVKETENEKKKVLEDIQIEPEEENKDDVDIEPEEENKEDIDIELEEENEDEESSEKETVKKEKPSSGEPKEKEEL; encoded by the exons ATGATGATGAAGAATCTGATGTGGATATGTGTGTCGCTTTTCTTGGCCTCTATTCCACTTTCCCATTCTGCCGCTGTAATGAGCGTTGATTTGGGAAGTGAATGGTTTAAAGTGGCGGTCGTTTCC CCTGGTGTCCCAATGGAAATCGCGTTAAATGTGGAATCCAAGAGAAAGACGGCAACTACCGTGAGTTTTCGTGACGGTGAAAGAGCTTTCGGCTCTGAAGCTCTCCAAAATTGTGTGAAATATCCCAAGACATGCTACGTGTATTTCATAGATCTATTGGCAAAATCCATAGACCATCCtgttgttcaaaattttaaggaaaaattccCTTACTATGATCTTGAAGAGGATCCTTCTACGGGAGGCGTCCGATTTAAACATgcagaaaatgaatattatacacCCGAGGAACTACTGTCCATGATTCTCACCCATGCCAGAAGTATTGCTGAATCTTATACgggtcaaaaaattaaagatgcCGTTTACACTGTACccgttttttttaatgaagctGAAAGGAGATCTGTTCTCAGAGCCTCAAAAATGGCCAATTTGGATTGCCTTCAGTTAATAAGCGAATCTATGGCTGTGGCTCTCAACTATGGAATGTTCCGTAGAAAGGAGATTAATTCTACagcaaaaaatttgatattatttgatatgGGTGCACAGGATACGACTGTTTCTGTCGTAGCCTTCCAAATGATGAAAACAAAAGAGAGAGGATTCTCTGAGACTCATCCCATGGCTCAAATTCTTGGCGTAGCTTATGATAGAGATTTAGGTGGCTTGGATCTCCAATTAAAGCTACGAGATCTCTTAGGTCAGAAatttaatgatttgaaaaagagtaaaaatgatGTTCGAAAAAATCCTAGGGCCATgggaaaactttttaaagaagcTGGACGTGTAAAAAATGTGCTAAGTGCCAACTCCAAATTATATGCTCAAGTTGAAAATGTCATGGAAGACATTGACTTAAAAGTTCCTATTTCCAGAGAAGAGTTCTATGAATtaattcctgattttttttatcgcTCCTTGAGAGTTTTTGATGACGCTCTTAAAAATGCTGGTGGTATGAAAATGGAAGAGATATCTGAGGTTATTTTAGTTGGAGCTGGTACTCGTGTTCCTAAATTACAAGAAGTTTTAGCTGAAAGAGTTGGATTCGAACTCAGCAAGAATTTAAATACGGATGAAGCTGCTGCTATGGGTGCAGTTTATAAGGCTGCAGATCTATCAAATGGGTTCAaggtaaaaaagtttattacgAAGGAATCGGTTATTTTCCCAATCGATGTTGATTTCAAGAGACACTTTGTGGATGATGACGATAAGCCCCAAGTCAAACAGGTCAGAAGATCTCTTTTCGGAAGGAGCAACAATTAtccacaaaagaaaataatgacatTTAACAAATTCTCTgatgattttgtatttaatgtCAACTTGAACGATGTTGCTTATCTTGGGGAAATTGAAGTCAg tCGAATTGGGGGATTTAACTTAACCGAAGTGACTGTGAAGGGTGTTAAATcagcattggaaaataatacaggagaaaatattgaaagtaaaGGTGTAAAGGCCcattttatattgaatgaatCTGGCTTCATTACTGTCTCGGCTATCGAAGCTGTGTTTGAACAAACTATTTCAGTTGAAGAGCAAGAAgctgaagagaaaaataaactaaaggaATCTGGTGCTGGTGGCTCGAAAAATGACAGTGACACTGAAGCCAGTGATACATGGTCAAAAATAGGTGACACTTTTTCCAGTCTTTTtggag aaaaatctaaagaggaagaaaaagatgaagaatcTTCTGGAGATAAGAAAGATGACTCCATAAAGGAGGAAAATGGAGGGAGTAAGAAAAACGGAACTAAAAAGGAGAAGGTCAAAGAACCTAAGAAACCCAAAATTGTTATTATCAAAGAACCACTAGAGTTTGAAGTTGTTATATTAAATGGAGCTCATCCTTCAGAAGAGGCTGTCAATGAATCAATCGCTAAGCTTAGAGCACTAGATAAAAAGGATGACGAAAAAAGAGAGCGTGaaaatgctcaaaatacacTTGAGTCCTTCGTTATTGATATGAAAGACAAATTATATCAAGAACTATATGAAAAGTCCAGTACAGAGGAGGAAAGAGAAAAGATTTCCAATAAATTGTCGGAAGTCTCAGATTGGATCGATGAAGAAGTTGGACCCTACACCGAAACAAAATTAATGCAGTCAAAGTTGACGGAACTACATGAGCTTACGTCAAGCTTATTTGCTAGAGTTCGTGAACATACTGAAAGGCCAGAAGCATTTGAAGTGTTGAGGAGTATGGTCAACTCAAGTCAGTTTTTCCTCGGCAAAGCTCGTAATTCTGCACATTGGTTTAAAGACAATGAACTTGAtaactttgaaaagaaaatcagtGAAACTTTGGAATGGAGGGACCATATTGAGAAGGAATTAAGTGAGCAACCTATGCACGAGATGCCCAAAACGACAGTATTTATGATTGCCGAAAAAGCATCAGAACTGGATAGAGaa gtgAAATATTTGGTGAATAAAGCTAAAATTGCCAAAGCTGCTGAGGAAAAAGAGAAACTAATGAAGGAAGCAGAAGAACTTAAGATTAAAGCCGATGAgcttaagaagaagaaaaaaaagaagagcaaAAAAACCCATGAAAATGTTGCTGAGCCAGAAGAGGGATcag GTGATGTTGATAAGTCGGATGACGTAAAAGCTGAGACATATCAACCTGACAAAGAAACTAAAACGGATGAAGAtgtaaaagaaactgaaaatgagaaaaaaaaagttctggaGGATATACAAATCGAACCTGAGGAGGAAAATAAGGATGATGTAGACATCGAACCTGAGGAGGAAAATAAGGAGGATATAGACATCGAACTTGAGGAGGAAAATGAGGATGAGGAATCAAGTGAAAAGGAAACggtcaaaaaagaaaagcctTCTAGCGGTGAGCCAAAGGAAAAGGAAGAGTTGTGA
- the LOC121118621 gene encoding uncharacterized protein, whose product MITLGTLVNDIDTVAKRARLNRSKEIIVEGVAIPCHEEALKTVPFFRGCLSFNNHGGDKIDLSGSGITFRGLAYNLRFVYVHEYLSPSYAVRLLSEALDHGNIQEILHAADYLQIRRSAHLAISFMRKHLDLSNVFSVLRLANDLHLKGLKESCLSYVGYHIHQFHSEDLKDVDNESLSQVLSYPKMLIQSEDDVYEFIQKIPCSQRNFAHLRINLCSSAIRKNLNEVECDESMIPRKWPKLLVASFSDCPEARYIQKSHDLAYVSTSEEDEDDEEGYLSRRRKRLKVMDEFRAKCLEKEEDFIQVYDSERETWSKDAIVLFKGGDKHGFMLLGERNTTIGFRRSDQCEDCSVPTPNKPNLQTIWKLDLEENIWKEICPFREELIGPMKAVYLNNIVYVIGLDRDLDIVRRKYDLSTSEVEGRPFGDDKISPELFYNSIFTHDNNKTLYLMECGDQNRRNTSRRIILSLNISDDSDCWTVMENGFRGTIYSDSSVTFASPDLAYISGGRNPSATKSFRSWCPSDGVWTDLNPMNSVRFAHGTCNLGDGNIVVIGGRGFFERDIVSSYEIYHPDKDQWILGTKETFGKNYYPNNVFMVNKPLRIIFRDADHEEGKDFLSYVHT is encoded by the exons ATGATAACATTAGGGACTTTGGTGAATGACATTGATACGGTCGCCAAAAGAGCTCGTTTGAATCGTAGCAAGGAGATAATTGTGGAAGGAGTAGCTATTCCTTGCCATGAAGAAGCTCTCAAAACCGTGCCTTTTTTCAGGGGTtgtctttcatttaataatcaCGGTGGTGATAAAATCGACCTCTCAGGATCTGGGATTACTTTTAGAGGTTTAGCCTACAATCTGAGATTCGTATATGTACATGAATATTTGAGTCCGTCGTATGCTGTTCGGTTGCTCTCAGAAGCACTTGATCATGg aaatattCAAGAGATTCTCCACGCTGCAGATTATCTCCAAATACGCCGCTCTGCTCATTTGGCCATTTCATTTATGCGCAAACATCTTGATCTCTCTAATGTATTTTCCGTTCTTCGTCTGGCTAATGATCTACATTTAAAAGGACTCAAAGAATCATGTTTATCCTATGTTGGTTATCATATTCATCAATTTCATAGTGAGGACCTCAAAGACGTAGACAACGAGTCCTTGTCTCAAGTGCTATCATATCCTAAAATGCTCATTCAAAGCGAAGACGATGTCTAtgaattcattcaaaaaataccTTGTTCTCAAAGAAATTTTGCTCATCTTCGAATCAATTTATGCTCATCAGCTATTAGAAAAAATCTTAACGAAGTAGAATGTGATGAGTCAATGATTCCTAGAAAGTGGCCAAAGTTATTGGTTGCTTCATTTTCTGATTGTCCTGAAGCTcgatatattcaaaaatcccaTGATCTTGCATATGTATCAACATCTGAAGAAGATGAGGATGATGAAGAAGGATATCTTTCTCGAAGGCGAAAAAGGCTCAAAGTTATGGATGAGTTTCGAGCtaaatgtttggaaaaagaAGAGGATTTTATTCAAGTGTATGACTCAGAACGTGAAACCTGGTCAAAGGATGCTATTGTGCTTTTCAAAGGGGGAGATAAGCATGGTTTTATGTTGTTAGGGGAAAGAAACACAACCATAGGCTTTCGAAGATCGGATCAGTGTGAGGATTGCTCTGTTCCAACGCCAAATAAGCCTAATTTGCAAACCATTTGGAAATTAGACTTAGAAGAAAACATATGGAAAGAGATTTGTCCTTTTCGAGAAGAATTGATTGGTCCTATGAAGGCTGTGtacttgaataatattgtttatgtaATTGGTCTTGACCGTGATTTGGATATTGTGCGAAGGAAATATGACCTAAGTACCTCAGAAGTTGAAGGAAGGCCCTTCGGAGATGATAAAATATCTCCAGAATTGTtctataattcaatatttactcATGACAACAATAAAACACTTTATCTAATGGAGTGTGGAGATCAAAATCGTAGAAACACCAGCCGAcgaataattttatcattgaatATCTCAGATGATAGTGATTGTTGGACTGTTATGGAGAATGGCTTTCGCGGAACTATTTATTCTGACAGCTCTGTTACATTTGCTTCTCCTGATTTGGCATATATCTCAGGCGGTCGAAATCCATCAGCTACTAAAAGTTTTCGATCGTGGTGCCCTAGTGATGGTGTTTGGACGGATCTCAATCCAATGAATTCTGTCAGATTTGCTCATGGAACTTGTAACTTAGGTGATGGTAATATTGTAGTCATTGGAGGTAGGGGATTTTTTGAAAGGGACATAGTTTCTTCTTACGAAATCTATCATCCTGATAAAGATCAGTGGATACTAGGTACAAAAGAGACTTTCGGGAAAAATTACTATCCGAATAATGTATTCATGGTTAACAAGCCTCTTCGAATCATATTTCGTGATGCGGATCACGAAGAAGGAAAAGATTTTCTTTCCTATGttcatacataa